Proteins encoded in a region of the Corvus hawaiiensis isolate bCorHaw1 chromosome 18, bCorHaw1.pri.cur, whole genome shotgun sequence genome:
- the XBP1 gene encoding LOW QUALITY PROTEIN: X-box-binding protein 1 (The sequence of the model RefSeq protein was modified relative to this genomic sequence to represent the inferred CDS: deleted 2 bases in 1 codon) → MAALPGAAAPRLLLIPSKAAEAPGPAAARHLSVVLPAGADAGLPGMETTQPARKRQRLTHLSPEEKALRRKLKNRVAAQSARDRKKARMTELEQQVVELEEENQKLLRENQLLRERTCNLVRENQELRCRLGLDALKTEEEEEGDKFQVVKESQVDEIRLVTGSAERSTQTTCSSAAGAGPAVTISDSFHMDSGGSDSSDSESDLLLGFLDSLDPEMFLRYADSESTCLEKLEEEISGETNSIPTALSPSLGSPSAKLEAINELIRFDHVYTKPLVVEIPVEMGNQTNMLVKIEKENLSSSDDKAIPEVPVSVKKEPVDSFMPELGISHLLSSCHNLEASSYLLDGCSDSGYEGSLSPFSDTSSPLGTDHAWEDSFAKELFPQLISV, encoded by the exons ATGGCCGCGCTGCCCGGTGCCGCGGCCCCGCGGCTGCTCCTCATCCCCAGCAAAGCGGCCGAggctcccggccccgcggctGCCCGGCATCTCTCTGTTGTCCTGCCGGCAGGAGCCGACGCCGGCCTCCCGGGCATGGAGACCACGCAGCCGGCCCGCAAGCGGCAGCGGCTCACGCATCTGAGCCCGGAGGAGAAGGCGCTGCGCAG GAAGCTGAAGAACCGCGTGGCGGCCCAGAGTGCCCGCGACAGGAAGAAGGCGCGGAtgacagagctggagcagcaggtggtggagctggaggaggag AACCAGAAGCTGCTGCGGGAAAACCAGCTCTTGCGGGAAAGGACGTGTAACCTCGTGCGGGAGAACCAGGAGCTCCGCTGCCGCCTGGGTTTAGATGCTCTGAagacggaggaggaggaggagggtgacAAGTTCCAG GTTGTGAAGGAATCCCAGGTGGATGAGATTAGATTGGTGACCGGGTCCGCTGAG CGCAGCACTCAGACTACGTGTTCCTCTGCAGCAGGTGCAGGCCCAGCAGTCACCATTTCTGATAGTTTCCACATGGATTCTGGTGGCAGTGACTCTTCAGACTCTGAG TCTGATCTCCTATTGGGCTTTCTGGACAGTCTGGACCCAGAGATGTTTCTCAGATATGCTGATTCAGAGTCAACgtgcctggaaaagctggaggaaGAGATCTCTGGAGAAACAAATTCCATACCAACTGCCCTGTCTCCCTCTTTGGGGTCCCCATCAGCTAAGCTGGAAGCCATTAATGAACTCATAAGGTTTGATCACGTGTATACAAAACCCCTGGTAGTGGAGATTCCTGTTGAAATGGGCAACCAAACCAATATGCTAGTGAAaattgagaaagaaaatctcTCTTCATCTGACGACAAGGCTATCCCTGAGGTCCCAGTGTCTGTGAAGAAGGAACCTGTAGACAGCTTCATGCCTGAACTGGGCATTTCTCATCTGCTTTCTTCCTGTCATAATCTTGAAGCCTCAAGCTACTTGTTGGATGGCTGTAGTGACTCTGGGTATGAAGGATCCCTGTCGCCCTTCAGTGATACATCGTCTCCGCTTGGCACTGACCATGCGTGGGAGGATAGTTTTGCCAAGGAACTCTTTCCCCAGCTCATCAGTGTCTAA